In a genomic window of Alcanivorax sp.:
- a CDS encoding ATP-NAD kinase family protein: MKVDQSLCLGVLVNPYAGLGGSVALKGSDGEETREEALRRGAEPQAPARMSRALKALCGAKNLTVLTWAGEMGEASCRDAGLPCQVIGESTMPSGPQDTRRAAEALKSAGAELILFAGGDGTARDLVDALGQATPVLGVPAGCKMHSAVYAINPEAAGSLLAELACGELVGLELAEVRDIDEAAFREGVVRARHYGELQVPAEARYLQQVKCGGREVEDLVVTEVAAWMADSLEEDTYYLMGSGSTVALVMEQLGLENTLLGVDLVYNHQVVGRDLGARALLEQIGDAPARAVITVIGGQGHLFGRGNQQFSPALIRRLGKDNIHILASRTKLKTLEGRPLVVDTGDAELDRELCGLWPVTTGYEDQVLYRVSTEAVNSE; the protein is encoded by the coding sequence ACCCTTATGCGGGGCTCGGCGGCAGCGTGGCCCTGAAGGGTAGTGATGGCGAGGAAACCCGCGAAGAGGCGCTGCGCCGGGGCGCGGAGCCCCAGGCGCCTGCCCGTATGAGCCGTGCACTCAAGGCGCTTTGCGGCGCAAAGAACCTGACCGTGCTGACCTGGGCCGGCGAGATGGGCGAGGCAAGCTGCCGGGACGCCGGATTGCCCTGTCAGGTGATCGGTGAGTCCACCATGCCCAGCGGTCCGCAGGACACCCGCCGGGCAGCTGAGGCGCTGAAAAGCGCCGGTGCTGAGCTGATTCTGTTCGCTGGCGGGGACGGTACTGCACGGGATCTGGTGGATGCGTTGGGGCAGGCAACGCCGGTACTGGGCGTGCCTGCCGGCTGCAAGATGCACTCTGCGGTTTATGCCATCAATCCGGAAGCAGCCGGCAGCCTGCTGGCAGAACTGGCCTGTGGCGAACTGGTGGGCCTGGAACTGGCAGAGGTGCGGGATATCGATGAAGCGGCATTTCGCGAAGGCGTGGTCCGCGCTCGCCATTACGGTGAGTTGCAGGTCCCCGCCGAAGCCAGATACCTGCAGCAGGTCAAGTGTGGTGGCCGGGAAGTGGAAGATCTGGTAGTTACCGAAGTGGCCGCCTGGATGGCGGACAGCCTGGAAGAAGATACCTATTACCTGATGGGCTCGGGCTCCACGGTGGCCCTGGTGATGGAGCAGCTGGGCCTGGAAAACACCCTGCTGGGGGTGGATCTGGTCTACAACCACCAAGTGGTAGGCCGGGATCTGGGCGCACGAGCATTGCTGGAACAGATCGGTGACGCCCCGGCCCGGGCGGTCATTACCGTTATTGGCGGCCAGGGCCACCTGTTCGGTCGTGGCAACCAGCAATTCAGCCCGGCCCTGATTCGCCGCCTCGGCAAGGACAATATCCACATCCTTGCCAGCCGCACCAAACTGAAAACCCTGGAAGGGCGGCCACTGGTGGTGGATACCGGTGACGCGGAACTCGACAGGGAATTGTGCGGATTGTGGCCGGTGACTACCGGGTATGAGGATCAGGTGTTGTATCGGGTAAGCACGGAGGCAGTTAACAGTGAATAG